In Treponema primitia ZAS-2, a genomic segment contains:
- the purN gene encoding phosphoribosylglycinamide formyltransferase — MNILVLVSGGGTNLQALIDAERAGRLGPGKIVAVISDCRSAYALERARAAGIPALIEAPDRGLPEDTRLPELSDRILRRARELDAGLIILAGFLSILGGELIGAYAGRIINLHPSLLPKFGGPGMYGEHVHRAVLAAGETESGCTVHLVDAGTDTGTILLQRKVPVLSGDTQDTLAARIHKEEHIAIVEVAALMAKKLNTLAG; from the coding sequence GTGAATATCCTTGTCCTGGTTTCCGGGGGGGGTACCAACCTCCAGGCCCTGATCGATGCGGAACGGGCCGGCCGGCTGGGGCCGGGGAAAATAGTTGCGGTGATTTCAGATTGCCGGTCAGCCTATGCCCTGGAACGGGCCAGGGCTGCAGGGATTCCTGCCCTGATCGAAGCGCCGGACAGGGGGCTCCCGGAAGATACGCGGCTTCCGGAACTTTCGGATCGGATACTTCGCCGTGCCCGGGAACTGGATGCGGGCCTGATTATCCTGGCGGGGTTCCTCTCCATACTTGGGGGGGAGCTTATCGGAGCCTATGCTGGAAGGATCATCAACCTGCACCCGAGCCTGCTGCCCAAATTCGGCGGGCCGGGCATGTACGGGGAACATGTCCACCGGGCTGTTTTGGCTGCCGGGGAAACGGAGTCGGGGTGTACGGTGCATCTGGTGGACGCCGGGACCGACACCGGGACTATTTTACTGCAGCGGAAGGTTCCGGTTCTGAGCGGGGATACTCAGGATACCCTGGCAGCGCGGATCCACAAAGAAGAACATATCGCCATTGTCGAGGTCGCGGCCTTGATGGCGAAAAAGTTAAATACCCTTGCCGGATAA
- a CDS encoding cupin domain-containing protein, which yields MFIIDEKDREYRSGDNGPKYLMKGPRSNFAIVQFMPGQDFRAHYHEIMEENFYILEGTATIVVDNVPHTLTKGQFIHIEPREVHYVLNRSGAVMRMVSTLAPFQETDKIEVENPEV from the coding sequence ATGTTTATAATTGATGAAAAAGACAGGGAATACCGTTCAGGTGATAACGGCCCCAAGTATCTGATGAAAGGCCCCCGGAGCAATTTTGCGATAGTGCAGTTTATGCCCGGCCAGGATTTTCGCGCCCATTACCACGAAATTATGGAAGAAAACTTCTATATTTTGGAAGGAACGGCTACCATCGTGGTGGACAATGTACCCCACACCCTTACTAAGGGGCAGTTTATCCACATCGAACCCCGGGAGGTTCATTATGTGCTTAACCGTTCCGGCGCAGTGATGCGCATGGTATCCACCCTGGCGCCCTTTCAGGAAACGGACAAGATCGAAGTGGAGAATCCTGAAGTATAG
- the purF gene encoding amidophosphoribosyltransferase, giving the protein MKSSIELVDKMTAYEVCCPEDDKLHEECGVFGVFLSDPQRDAASLTYYGLLSLQHRGQESAGIAAVHEKTIECRKGMGLVGDVFNPDTVAQLKGPAAVGHVRYSTAGGSCVENAQPFVSRFKLGSIAVAHNGTLTNADVVRELLEDAGIGFTSSSDSEVIVNLIAKNYKKGLEKALTDTIKFIKGSYALVVLTDDALVGARDPNGIRPLCLGKLTEGSKSEGTAGWILASESCAIDAVGGEFVRDIEPGEVIIINNEEVLSFSFSEKTRRAVCSFEYVYFARPDSIIDKVDVYGSRIRAGEILGRESAVSADLVIGVPDSGVPAAIGYGRATGTLFGLGIVKSKYVGRTFIAPDQAMREKAVSVKHNVIDREVRGKRVVVIDDSIVRGTTSRRLVSILRNAGAKEVHIRICSPPVRFPCYFGIDTPHRKDLISNGNSVPELCKSLGADSLAFISVEGLLESLDADEEHSYCLGCFTGEYPIPVSGETRGE; this is encoded by the coding sequence GAAGAGTGCGGGGTCTTCGGGGTGTTCCTTTCTGATCCCCAGCGGGATGCAGCGTCCCTGACCTACTACGGACTTCTGTCCCTGCAGCACCGTGGGCAGGAGAGCGCAGGTATCGCGGCGGTCCATGAAAAGACAATAGAATGCAGAAAGGGTATGGGTCTGGTGGGGGATGTTTTTAACCCCGATACTGTTGCCCAGTTAAAGGGTCCCGCCGCGGTAGGCCATGTGCGGTATTCCACCGCCGGGGGTTCCTGTGTTGAGAACGCCCAGCCCTTTGTGAGCCGTTTTAAACTGGGGTCCATTGCGGTGGCTCATAACGGTACTCTTACTAACGCAGATGTGGTACGGGAACTGCTGGAAGACGCAGGCATAGGGTTTACATCCTCCAGTGATAGTGAAGTTATCGTCAATCTGATCGCCAAAAACTACAAGAAGGGGCTGGAAAAAGCCCTGACCGACACGATTAAATTTATTAAGGGTTCCTACGCCCTGGTGGTCCTTACCGATGACGCCCTGGTGGGCGCTCGGGACCCCAACGGCATACGGCCCCTATGTCTGGGAAAACTGACCGAGGGCAGCAAGAGTGAAGGCACCGCCGGCTGGATCCTGGCTAGCGAATCCTGCGCCATCGATGCTGTGGGGGGAGAGTTCGTCAGGGACATAGAGCCCGGTGAAGTGATTATTATCAATAACGAAGAGGTTCTCTCATTCAGTTTCAGTGAAAAAACCCGGCGGGCGGTATGTTCCTTTGAATACGTTTATTTTGCACGACCGGACAGTATTATTGATAAGGTTGATGTCTACGGCTCCCGTATCAGGGCAGGAGAAATCCTGGGAAGGGAATCGGCAGTTTCCGCAGACCTGGTCATCGGGGTTCCCGATTCGGGGGTACCCGCAGCAATCGGCTACGGTAGGGCCACAGGCACGCTTTTTGGGCTGGGGATAGTCAAGAGCAAATATGTGGGACGCACCTTTATTGCGCCGGATCAGGCTATGCGGGAAAAGGCGGTTTCAGTCAAGCATAATGTGATAGACCGGGAAGTCCGGGGTAAACGGGTGGTGGTTATTGACGATTCCATAGTCCGGGGTACCACCAGCAGGCGGCTGGTTTCTATCCTGCGGAATGCCGGGGCTAAGGAAGTGCATATCAGGATCTGTTCACCCCCGGTACGTTTTCCCTGCTACTTCGGCATTGACACCCCCCACCGTAAGGACCTGATCAGTAACGGTAACAGTGTTCCCGAACTTTGTAAGTCCCTGGGCGCAGATAGCCTGGCCTTTATCTCTGTGGAAGGTCTTCTGGAATCCCTGGACGCAGACGAGGAACACTCTTACTGCTTGGGATGCTTTACCGGGGAGTACCCTATACCGGTTTCAGGGGAGACCAGGGGAGAGTAG
- the purM gene encoding phosphoribosylformylglycinamidine cyclo-ligase yields the protein MDYKQAGVNIEEGYRAVGKYRDLAASTGNASVLNGLGSFAGMLSIGDLIRAGQGMEEPVLVSGTDGVGTKLDIAFRLKKYDTVGIDCVAMCVNDVLCHGARPLFFLDYLACGKLDADVAADFVKGVATGCRETGSVLLGGETAEMPGFYDEGKYDIAGFSVGIVDKEKIVDGRCIQDGDLLVGIASSGPHSNGFSLIRRVLPDLGEDFGGISLGQVLLEPTRLYVKPILTLLEQVAIRGMAHITGGGFYENIPRMFFAEDGKTWGFDAVIKNGSWPIPPIFARIAYGVNGGALTGAAARETGAKLLETDAALRKLMFNTYNMGIGFVLALAPGDSGRAIEFLNGAGFPARVIGRVEAGGSGELRFE from the coding sequence ATGGATTATAAGCAGGCAGGGGTGAATATCGAGGAGGGCTACCGGGCAGTGGGAAAGTACCGGGACCTGGCAGCCTCCACAGGTAACGCCTCGGTGTTAAACGGCCTGGGCAGTTTTGCGGGAATGCTCTCCATCGGGGACCTGATCCGCGCCGGGCAGGGTATGGAGGAACCGGTTTTGGTTTCCGGTACCGACGGGGTGGGTACCAAGCTGGATATCGCCTTCAGGTTGAAAAAATACGATACTGTGGGAATCGACTGTGTGGCCATGTGTGTAAATGACGTGCTCTGCCACGGAGCTCGGCCCCTGTTCTTTCTGGACTACCTGGCCTGCGGCAAGCTGGACGCCGATGTGGCGGCGGATTTTGTAAAAGGGGTGGCAACAGGCTGCCGGGAAACCGGGAGCGTCCTCCTGGGTGGGGAAACCGCCGAAATGCCCGGCTTCTACGACGAAGGAAAGTACGATATCGCCGGCTTCTCCGTGGGTATTGTGGATAAAGAAAAGATCGTTGACGGCAGATGCATTCAGGATGGGGATCTGCTGGTGGGGATCGCCTCTTCGGGGCCCCACTCCAACGGATTCAGCCTGATACGCAGGGTTCTGCCCGACCTGGGCGAGGACTTTGGCGGCATTTCCCTGGGCCAGGTCCTGCTGGAGCCGACCCGGCTCTATGTCAAACCCATCCTTACCCTGCTGGAACAGGTTGCTATCCGGGGTATGGCCCATATCACCGGCGGCGGGTTCTACGAAAACATCCCCCGGATGTTTTTTGCGGAAGATGGCAAAACCTGGGGCTTTGACGCGGTTATAAAAAACGGGTCCTGGCCCATCCCGCCTATATTTGCCCGGATAGCCTACGGGGTTAACGGCGGTGCTCTTACCGGCGCGGCGGCCCGGGAAACAGGGGCAAAGCTTCTGGAAACCGACGCCGCTTTAAGAAAACTGATGTTCAATACTTACAATATGGGAATAGGCTTTGTGCTGGCCCTGGCACCTGGGGACAGCGGCAGGGCGATAGAGTTTCTGAATGGCGCGGGCTTCCCCGCCCGGGTAATAGGCCGGGTGGAAGCTGGTGGAAGCGGAGAACTGCGCTTTGAATGA
- the purH gene encoding bifunctional phosphoribosylaminoimidazolecarboxamide formyltransferase/IMP cyclohydrolase, with the protein MMKKRALISVFYKDGILELASYLYGAGWEIVSTGGTAKHLQENNLPVTDVSTVTGFPECLDGRVKTLHPAIHAGLLARRDLASHMETLERQSFSTIDLVCVNLYPFFEKVQAGLSLEETVEFIDIGGPTMLRSAAKNYRDVLVLTDPGDYAETIKGLKADSISAEFRKHLAGKVFNLTSAYDAAISRYLLETGSPEPVEEYPAYWSISLKKAQELRYGENGHQSASFYVNTDRTGALGAMEQLQGKELSYNNIRDLDLAWKAVCAFGLPSDKLAPQGEDDVIRFLPEYRFSSQDAQVCCVAVKHNTPCGIALGGTLGEAYAKAFACDPVSIFGGIVASNVIMDAVTAEKLGELFLEIVVAPGYEPAALAILQKKKNLRVMRAPRGPREKQECVSVDGGLLVQEANRKLLEKWDVVTKAAPDPADIPDMLFGMRAVSYVKSNAIVAVKDRAAVGIGGGETNRIWAAELALSRGARTVADAAETGKGSAISPDGAPPRVLASDAFFPFPDVAEAAADAGIRTIIQVGGSNNDNLSIEACDKLGLAMVFTGTRHFKH; encoded by the coding sequence ATGATGAAAAAGCGGGCCTTAATAAGTGTCTTTTACAAGGATGGTATTCTGGAACTCGCTTCGTATTTATACGGGGCGGGCTGGGAGATTGTATCCACCGGGGGAACTGCGAAGCACCTGCAGGAAAATAATCTTCCTGTTACCGATGTGTCAACAGTGACGGGTTTCCCCGAATGTCTTGACGGCAGAGTAAAGACCCTGCATCCGGCTATCCACGCCGGGCTTCTTGCCCGGCGGGATCTGGCCTCCCATATGGAGACCCTGGAACGGCAAAGCTTTTCTACCATTGATTTAGTCTGCGTCAACCTCTATCCGTTTTTTGAAAAAGTTCAGGCAGGGCTTTCCCTGGAGGAGACGGTGGAGTTCATCGATATCGGTGGACCCACCATGCTCCGTTCGGCGGCAAAAAACTACCGGGACGTACTTGTCCTGACTGATCCCGGGGATTATGCGGAAACCATTAAAGGCCTTAAAGCCGATAGTATTTCTGCGGAATTCCGTAAACACCTAGCAGGAAAAGTGTTCAATCTTACCTCCGCCTACGACGCCGCCATTTCCCGGTATCTCCTGGAAACCGGGAGCCCGGAGCCGGTGGAGGAATACCCCGCCTACTGGTCCATATCCCTTAAAAAAGCGCAGGAACTGCGTTACGGCGAGAATGGTCACCAGTCCGCGTCTTTCTACGTTAATACCGACCGTACCGGCGCATTGGGCGCCATGGAGCAGCTTCAAGGCAAGGAGCTGAGTTACAACAATATCCGTGACCTGGACCTGGCCTGGAAAGCGGTCTGTGCTTTCGGCCTTCCCTCAGATAAACTGGCGCCCCAGGGGGAAGATGACGTGATCCGGTTTCTGCCGGAATACCGTTTCAGTTCCCAGGATGCACAGGTTTGCTGCGTGGCGGTTAAACACAATACCCCCTGCGGCATTGCCTTGGGGGGGACCCTCGGTGAAGCCTATGCCAAGGCCTTTGCCTGCGATCCGGTTTCCATCTTCGGGGGTATTGTGGCCTCCAATGTTATCATGGACGCTGTCACAGCAGAAAAGCTGGGGGAGCTCTTTTTGGAAATAGTCGTGGCCCCGGGCTATGAGCCCGCAGCTCTGGCGATTTTACAAAAGAAGAAGAACCTCCGGGTCATGCGGGCCCCCAGGGGCCCCCGGGAAAAACAGGAATGTGTTTCTGTAGACGGTGGCCTCCTGGTGCAGGAAGCCAACCGGAAACTTCTGGAAAAATGGGATGTGGTTACAAAAGCTGCGCCTGACCCGGCGGATATACCGGATATGCTTTTCGGTATGAGGGCGGTAAGCTACGTCAAGTCCAATGCCATTGTGGCGGTGAAAGACCGGGCCGCAGTGGGCATAGGAGGCGGGGAAACCAACCGCATCTGGGCGGCGGAACTGGCCCTGAGCCGGGGCGCCCGGACCGTTGCTGATGCGGCGGAAACGGGGAAGGGTAGCGCCATTAGTCCCGACGGCGCCCCCCCAAGGGTGCTGGCATCGGATGCCTTCTTCCCCTTCCCGGATGTGGCGGAGGCCGCTGCCGATGCGGGGATCAGGACCATCATCCAGGTGGGGGGTTCCAACAACGACAACCTTTCTATTGAGGCCTGCGATAAACTGGGGCTTG
- the lsrF gene encoding 3-hydroxy-5-phosphonooxypentane-2,4-dione thiolase, with amino-acid sequence MADLDGIKVDKNYHLDKEFATDGNFHVKGAANLDWGMKKRLTNIFNPKSGNTVMFAFDHGYFMGSVSGLERLDILIPQLIDHVDVLMATRGALRTSVKPGFRKGVALRVSSGSSMLNDDLSHEIVAVDIEDAIRLDVDCLAVQVFIGAEGQLESIDNLSRVINAGNRYSIPTLGVVAVGKDMERTDQYFKLATRILAEMGVSIVKTYYCDKFEEVVAACPVPIVVAGGKKLPEKEALEMAYNSMQGGARGLDMGRNIFQSYHPSQMADAIGKIVHEKFTAKEAWDYYSQAIR; translated from the coding sequence ATGGCTGATCTGGACGGAATTAAGGTTGATAAAAATTATCATTTGGACAAAGAATTTGCCACGGATGGCAATTTTCATGTCAAGGGCGCGGCTAATCTTGACTGGGGCATGAAGAAACGGCTGACCAATATTTTTAACCCCAAAAGCGGCAACACGGTTATGTTTGCCTTTGACCACGGGTATTTTATGGGTTCCGTATCCGGCCTTGAACGGCTTGATATTCTTATCCCCCAGTTGATCGATCATGTTGATGTGCTCATGGCCACCAGGGGCGCCCTGCGTACTTCAGTTAAACCCGGTTTCAGAAAAGGTGTTGCCCTGCGGGTTTCTTCGGGTTCCTCCATGCTGAACGACGATCTTAGCCATGAAATTGTTGCGGTGGATATTGAGGACGCCATACGGTTGGATGTGGACTGTTTGGCGGTCCAGGTGTTTATCGGCGCCGAGGGGCAACTGGAAAGTATTGATAACCTGTCCAGGGTTATTAATGCCGGTAACCGGTACAGCATACCTACTCTGGGTGTTGTGGCGGTGGGGAAGGACATGGAGCGGACGGATCAGTATTTCAAGCTGGCCACCCGTATCCTCGCCGAAATGGGGGTCTCCATTGTCAAGACCTACTATTGCGATAAATTTGAAGAGGTGGTCGCCGCCTGCCCGGTACCTATTGTGGTGGCCGGGGGCAAAAAGCTCCCGGAAAAGGAGGCCTTGGAAATGGCTTACAATTCCATGCAGGGTGGGGCCCGGGGACTTGATATGGGCAGAAACATTTTCCAAAGCTACCACCCGTCCCAGATGGCTGATGCTATCGGCAAGATTGTACATGAGAAATTTACCGCCAAGGAAGCCTGGGACTATTATTCGCAAGCTATCCGCTAA
- a CDS encoding FGGY family carbohydrate kinase, with translation MSDYVMAIDAGTGSVRAVIFDTLGNQIGYSQREWLHREDPQYPGSMDFDWAVNWKLACTCTREALEKTGVTASQIAAVSTTCMREGIVLYDSAGKEIWACANVDARSNDEVGQLKAISADLEKEIYIESGQTFALGALPRLLWVKNKLPEVYKKIARLGMFNDWLIYRLSAGSPQAKTNGNTAGSFAGNTGVLAVEPSNGSTTGLFDLQTRTWDKTIARRCGLRDDIFPEVQECGTQAATISRQGAADSGLLEGTPLVVGAGDCQAGSLGVGMVDVNDAGVFGGSFWQYEYNTGTGKTSPKCDVRVNCHALESQWQYEALAFNPGLVMRWYRDAFCQEEVRIAAEKNTDPYAVMDQEAMKIPAGSHGMICAFSDVMNYISWRHAAPTFTNFGIDPAQFNKYTFYRAIMENTALITLGHLRLVEQATGNRLGKVVFAGGASKSALWPQILADVLGIPVQVPVVKEATSLGAALLAGKGIGLYPDIKEAARRLVKIEKEFTPNPENQGVYQKAYNAWQTVYAAQLRLSDENSTRHMWSAPGL, from the coding sequence ATGTCTGATTATGTGATGGCTATTGACGCAGGAACAGGCAGCGTCAGGGCAGTCATTTTTGACACCCTGGGGAACCAGATCGGCTATAGCCAAAGGGAGTGGCTCCACCGGGAGGACCCCCAATATCCCGGCAGCATGGACTTTGACTGGGCCGTCAACTGGAAGCTGGCCTGTACCTGCACCCGGGAGGCCCTGGAGAAAACAGGCGTCACAGCTTCCCAAATCGCCGCAGTTTCCACCACCTGTATGCGTGAGGGTATAGTGCTCTACGATTCGGCGGGCAAAGAAATCTGGGCCTGCGCAAATGTGGACGCCCGGAGCAACGACGAGGTAGGGCAGCTCAAGGCTATTTCTGCGGATTTGGAAAAGGAAATCTACATTGAATCAGGACAGACCTTTGCATTAGGCGCCCTGCCCCGGCTGCTCTGGGTAAAAAACAAACTCCCGGAAGTATACAAAAAGATCGCCCGCCTGGGTATGTTCAACGACTGGCTCATCTACCGCCTTTCTGCGGGAAGCCCTCAGGCTAAAACCAACGGAAACACCGCAGGAAGTTTCGCCGGTAACACCGGGGTACTGGCGGTAGAGCCCAGCAATGGTTCTACCACCGGGCTCTTCGACCTCCAAACCAGGACCTGGGACAAAACCATAGCCCGCCGCTGCGGACTCAGAGACGATATCTTTCCTGAAGTCCAGGAATGCGGAACCCAGGCTGCAACAATTTCCCGGCAGGGCGCAGCGGACTCCGGGCTTTTGGAGGGGACACCCCTGGTGGTAGGCGCCGGGGACTGTCAAGCCGGGTCCCTGGGTGTCGGCATGGTTGACGTGAACGACGCCGGTGTATTCGGCGGAAGTTTCTGGCAGTACGAGTACAATACCGGCACCGGAAAGACCTCTCCCAAGTGCGATGTCCGGGTAAACTGCCACGCCCTGGAATCCCAGTGGCAATACGAAGCCCTGGCCTTCAATCCCGGCCTGGTGATGCGCTGGTACCGGGACGCCTTCTGCCAGGAGGAAGTCCGCATAGCCGCTGAAAAAAACACCGACCCCTATGCGGTAATGGATCAGGAAGCGATGAAGATCCCCGCAGGAAGCCACGGCATGATCTGCGCCTTCTCTGATGTGATGAACTATATTTCCTGGAGGCACGCCGCCCCCACCTTTACTAATTTTGGGATTGATCCCGCACAGTTTAACAAGTACACCTTTTACCGGGCGATCATGGAAAACACCGCCCTCATAACCCTGGGGCATCTGCGGTTGGTGGAACAGGCCACAGGGAACCGGCTCGGAAAGGTAGTGTTTGCCGGCGGTGCCTCCAAGAGCGCACTCTGGCCCCAGATACTGGCCGACGTCCTCGGCATCCCGGTCCAGGTGCCGGTGGTCAAAGAGGCAACATCCCTGGGCGCAGCCCTGCTGGCCGGCAAGGGAATCGGCCTGTACCCGGATATAAAGGAAGCGGCCCGTAGGCTGGTAAAGATTGAAAAGGAATTTACCCCAAACCCGGAAAATCAGGGGGTGTATCAGAAAGCCTATAATGCCTGGCAGACCGTGTACGCAGCACAACTACGGCTTAGTGATGAAAACAGTACCAGGCACATGTGGTCTGCCCCGGGCTTATAA
- a CDS encoding aldo/keto reductase, with protein sequence MVEKRLIKKSGEELSLLGFGLMRLPLKPGTKDIDKALALEMVDYAKNKGINYFDTAYVYHEGNSELFAGEALSRYDRNSYNLASKMPLMVVRSEADVERIFEEQLKKCRVEYFDYYLLHSMNVHHLKIAEDNKVYEQLKEKQRQGKIRRLGFSFHDAPEVLTQIVAKWDWDFAQIQLNYLDWEQQDAKGQYKILNDKGIPVTVMEPVRGGSLASLGDEADSIFKAADPKASVSSWAIRFAATLPGVQVVLSGMSNLDQMKDNISTMENFKPINEADQKVIDKAVLAFRTTGAVPCTGCRYCMECPQGVDIPRNLALYNAYLFNKERNRPNYQFGFMMEYNGMGKAKQAQNCVECKQCEEKCPQHIEISKQMGLIQEVNKTVTASLPPRH encoded by the coding sequence ATGGTAGAGAAACGATTAATTAAAAAAAGCGGCGAAGAACTTTCCCTTTTGGGCTTCGGCCTGATGCGGCTGCCCTTAAAACCGGGCACCAAGGATATTGACAAAGCTTTGGCCTTAGAAATGGTGGACTATGCGAAAAATAAGGGTATCAATTATTTTGATACTGCCTACGTGTACCATGAGGGGAATTCAGAACTTTTCGCAGGGGAAGCATTGTCGCGGTATGACCGGAACTCTTATAACTTGGCCAGCAAGATGCCCCTGATGGTTGTGCGGAGCGAAGCGGATGTGGAGCGGATTTTCGAGGAACAGCTCAAAAAGTGCCGGGTCGAGTATTTTGATTACTACCTGCTGCACAGCATGAATGTGCATCACCTGAAGATCGCCGAAGACAACAAGGTCTATGAGCAGCTCAAGGAAAAACAGAGGCAGGGAAAAATTCGCCGGCTCGGTTTCTCCTTTCATGATGCGCCGGAAGTGTTGACGCAGATAGTGGCAAAATGGGACTGGGACTTTGCGCAGATCCAGCTTAACTACTTGGACTGGGAACAACAGGACGCCAAAGGGCAGTACAAAATACTCAACGATAAAGGAATCCCGGTAACCGTGATGGAGCCTGTCCGTGGCGGGTCTCTGGCGAGCCTCGGCGATGAAGCGGATAGTATATTCAAGGCGGCTGATCCCAAAGCCAGCGTTTCATCCTGGGCGATCCGGTTTGCAGCGACGCTGCCGGGCGTACAGGTTGTTTTGAGCGGTATGTCCAATCTGGATCAGATGAAGGACAATATCAGCACCATGGAGAATTTCAAACCCATTAACGAAGCAGATCAAAAGGTGATCGATAAGGCCGTGCTGGCCTTCCGGACCACCGGGGCTGTTCCCTGCACGGGTTGCCGGTACTGCATGGAGTGTCCCCAGGGCGTCGACATTCCCCGGAACCTGGCGCTCTACAACGCCTACCTCTTTAATAAAGAGCGGAACCGGCCAAACTACCAGTTTGGCTTTATGATGGAATACAACGGGATGGGCAAAGCGAAGCAGGCGCAGAACTGCGTGGAATGCAAACAGTGTGAGGAAAAATGCCCCCAGCACATTGAAATTTCCAAGCAGATGGGCTTGATCCAGGAAGTGAATAAAACGGTGACAGCCTCCCTGCCGCCCAGGCACTAA